A genomic window from Gossypium hirsutum isolate 1008001.06 chromosome D12, Gossypium_hirsutum_v2.1, whole genome shotgun sequence includes:
- the LOC107945867 gene encoding LOW QUALITY PROTEIN: phosphatidylinositol 4-kinase gamma 4 (The sequence of the model RefSeq protein was modified relative to this genomic sequence to represent the inferred CDS: inserted 1 base in 1 codon), with protein sequence MSSAGLAVVSVRNEPLTAPSHISPGSGHCESESICVYLAFSGSMIPMRILESDSIESLKLRIQTCKGFVVKNQKLVCGGRELARSNSLVRDYGVNDGNVLHLVLKLSDLQVINVKTSSGKEFTFHVRRGRGCDVGYVKQQIAKREKGFTDLDDQEVVFDGERLEDQRLIDDICKHNDAVLHLLVRKSAKVRAKPVAKNFELSIMAPKSKGKRDNDVGETNGGVQYEADRKFVPRKPPERDFILEPVIVNPKVQLSSVIVKMIKSTFDGLCSKKNPIRSMEGTXGAYFMQDSSGQKFVSVFKPIDEEPLAINNPRKLPMSSDGEGLKKGTRVGEGAFREVAAYILDHPQWTIYGNQKGFAGVPPTTLVKCLHNGFNNPDGSPKAKIGSLQMFVENRGSCEDMGPGSFPVEQVHKISVLDIRLANADRHAGNILLSKDKDGQTLLIPIDHGYCLPESFEDCTFDWLYWPQARQSYSSETLNYIKSLDAEKDIALLKYLGWDIPSKCARTLRISTMLLKKGAARGLTPYAIGSIMCRENLNEESVIEEIVQEAEESVLPNTSEAAFLKKLSQIMDCRLDEIAGSHIR encoded by the exons ATGTCGTCAGCTGGTCTTGCTGTCGTTTCAGTTCGAAATGAACCTTTGACTGCTCCCAGTCATATAAGTCCTGGATCGGGTCATTGCGAAAGTGAATCGATTTGTGTGTATTTGGCTTTTTCTGGATCGATGATTCCGATGCGGATTCTGGAATCGGATTCTATTGAATCCTTGAAACTTCGGATTCAAACCTGTAAAGGTTTTGTTGTAAAGAATCAAAAGTTGGTTTGTGGAGGCCGGGAATTGGCAAGGAGCAATTCCCTTGTTCGTGACTATGGAGTCAACGACGGGAATGTTCTACACTTGGTTCTTAAGCTTTCCGATCTTCAGGTCATTAATGTTAAGACTTCGTCTGGGAAAGAATTTACATTTCATGTTCGACGAGGACGAGGATGTGATGTTGGTTATGTGAAGCAGCAGATTGCTAAGAGAGAGAAAGGGTTTACTGATCTCGATGACCAGGAAGTTGTTTTTGATGGGGAGAGATTAGAGGATCAAAGGCTTATTGATGATATATGTAAGCATAATGATGCTGTATTGCATTTGTTGGTCCGGAAATCTGCCAAAGTTAGGGCTAAGCCTGTTGCCAAGAATTTCGAGTTGTCTATCATGGCACCAAAATCGAAAGGTAAGCGAGATAATGATGTTGGTGAGACGAACGGTGGAGTACAATATGAAGCTGATAGAAAGTTTGTACCAAGAAAACCTCCCGAGAGGGATTTTATATTGGAGCCTGTTATTGTTAACCCCAAAGTTCAATTGTCTTCAGTGATTGTCAAAATGATTAAGTCCACATTTGATGGATTATGTAGCAAGAAAAATCCAATCAGGTCTATGGAAGGTA GGGGAGCTTATTTCATGCAGGATTCATCGGGTCAAAAGTTTGTTTCTGTTTTTAAGCCTATTGATGAGGAGCCTTTAGCTATTAACAACCCTAGAAAACTACCAATGTCATCAGATGGTGAAGGGTTGAAAAAAGGTACAAGAGTTGGAGAAGGAGCGTTTAGGGAAGTTGCAGCTTATATTTTGGATCATCCACAATGGACGATATATGGCAATCAGAAGGGTTTTGCTGGGGTCCCTCCTACTACTTTGGTCAAGTGTTTGCATAACGGATTTAACAATCCTGATGGTTCACCAAAAGCCAAGATCGGGTCATTGCAGATGTTTGTGGAGAACCGTGGAAGTTGTGAGGATATGGGTCCTGGGTCTTTCCCGGTCGAGCAAGTACATAAAATCTCGGTGTTGGATATAAGATTGGCTAATGCAGATAGACATGCCGGAAACATTTTATTGAGCAAAGATAAAGATGGGCAAACATTGCTGATTCCAATTGATCATGGCTATTGCTTGCCTGAAAGT TTTGAAGATTGCACTTTTGACTGGCTGTATTGGCCTCAAGCTCGTCAATCGTACTCGTCTGAGACACTCAACTACATAAAATCCCTTGATGCTGAAAAAGATATTGCACTTTTGAAATACCTTGGGTGGGACATACCGTCTAAATGTGCACGTACCCTCCGCATCTCCACCATGCTTCTCAAAAAGGGTGCAGCGAGAGGGCTCACTCCTTATGCCATTGGAAGTATAATGTGCAGAGAGAACTTGAACGAGGAATCGGTGATTGAGGAAATCGTACAAGAGGCAGAGGAAAGTGTGCTTCCCAACACAAGTGAAGCTGCATTTCTCAAAAAACTATCCCAAATCATGGATTGTCGTCTTGATGAGATTGCTGGGTCACACATACGATAA